Proteins from one Mucilaginibacter jinjuensis genomic window:
- the trpC gene encoding indole-3-glycerol phosphate synthase TrpC, whose protein sequence is MTILDKIVAHKKTEVEVAKALRSYKELEESSLFTRQPYSLNQFLLDPMRTGIIAEFKRKSPSKGVINDKVKVEDVTTGYNTAGASALSILTDHDFFMGHEDDLMAARQVNSIPLLRKDFMIDEYQIIEAKAIGADIILLIAAILTPVQIKQYAELAKSLGLSVLLEVHNLEELQRSIDPNLSAIGVNNRNLADFTVSVETSFQLAEHIPEEFTKVSESAISNTQVIKELKQAGYNGFLIGENFMKQENPGEAMAEFVKGL, encoded by the coding sequence ATGACCATACTTGATAAAATAGTCGCTCATAAAAAAACTGAGGTAGAAGTTGCTAAGGCACTACGCTCTTATAAAGAACTGGAAGAGTCGTCGTTGTTTACACGCCAGCCCTATTCATTAAACCAGTTTCTGCTCGACCCTATGCGGACGGGTATTATTGCTGAGTTTAAACGCAAATCGCCCTCAAAAGGGGTTATTAACGATAAGGTAAAAGTTGAAGATGTAACTACCGGCTATAACACTGCGGGCGCATCTGCTCTATCCATCTTAACCGATCATGATTTCTTTATGGGTCATGAGGATGATCTGATGGCTGCACGCCAGGTAAATAGCATCCCGTTATTGCGCAAGGATTTTATGATCGATGAATACCAGATCATCGAAGCCAAAGCTATCGGTGCAGATATTATTTTGCTGATTGCCGCGATATTAACGCCGGTGCAGATTAAGCAATATGCCGAATTGGCCAAAAGCTTAGGATTAAGCGTGTTACTCGAGGTACATAACCTCGAAGAATTGCAGCGCAGTATTGATCCTAACCTGAGCGCAATAGGTGTAAACAACCGCAACCTGGCCGATTTTACAGTTTCGGTAGAAACCTCGTTTCAACTAGCCGAGCATATCCCGGAAGAATTTACCAAGGTATCTGAAAGCGCCATCAGCAACACACAGGTGATTAAAGAATTAAAACAGGCCGGATATAATGGTTTTTTAATTGGCGAGAATTTCATGAAGCAAGAAAATCCGGGCGAGGCAATGGCTGAGTTTGTGAAAGGACTATAA
- the hflX gene encoding GTPase HflX, with the protein MKQKFYDTAVKQEKAVLVGVVTPNVTDEQQKEYLEELQFLVETAGGETVKWFTQKLQRPERATFVGTGKLEEIKEYVVAEEIDMVVFDDELSPSQLRNIERELGVKILDRNNLILDIFAGRAQTAQAKSQVELAQLQYLLPRLTRLWTHLERQKGGIGMRGPGESQIETDRRLILNKISLLKDKLKLIDRQNETQRKNRNQMVRVALVGYTNVGKSTIMNMISKSDVFAENKLFATLDTTVRKVVIENLPFLLSDTVGFIRKLPHHLVECFKSTLDEVREADILVHVVDVSHPNFEDQIRTVNETLKELGAIDKQMITVFNKIDAYQPIQVHPEDDAHVLTLEEFKNSWMANNNSPAIFISALKKENVDEFRKLLYDHILAIHSVRYPYDHLLY; encoded by the coding sequence ATGAAGCAAAAATTTTATGATACTGCTGTGAAGCAGGAAAAAGCTGTGTTGGTGGGTGTAGTTACACCCAATGTAACCGACGAGCAGCAGAAAGAATACTTAGAAGAGCTGCAATTTTTGGTGGAGACCGCCGGTGGAGAGACCGTGAAGTGGTTTACCCAAAAACTGCAAAGGCCAGAGCGTGCCACATTTGTAGGTACCGGTAAGCTGGAAGAAATAAAAGAATACGTTGTTGCCGAAGAGATTGATATGGTGGTTTTTGATGACGAGCTTTCGCCATCGCAGCTGCGTAATATTGAACGCGAACTCGGTGTTAAAATACTGGATCGTAATAACTTAATCCTCGACATATTTGCAGGTCGCGCACAAACGGCGCAGGCAAAATCGCAGGTGGAACTGGCCCAGCTACAATATTTACTGCCACGATTAACCCGTTTATGGACCCACTTGGAGCGCCAAAAAGGTGGTATCGGTATGCGTGGACCGGGTGAGTCGCAGATTGAGACGGACAGACGTTTGATCCTGAACAAGATCTCTTTGTTGAAGGATAAACTGAAGTTGATAGACCGGCAGAACGAAACGCAGCGTAAAAACCGTAACCAGATGGTGCGTGTGGCATTGGTAGGTTATACCAACGTTGGTAAATCAACCATCATGAACATGATCTCCAAATCTGATGTGTTTGCCGAGAATAAGCTGTTCGCAACATTGGATACTACAGTGCGTAAAGTGGTAATTGAGAATTTACCTTTCCTGCTTTCAGACACGGTTGGATTTATTCGCAAATTACCTCACCATTTGGTAGAGTGCTTTAAATCTACCCTGGATGAAGTTCGCGAAGCTGATATTTTAGTGCACGTGGTGGATGTTTCGCATCCTAACTTTGAAGACCAGATCCGCACGGTAAACGAAACTTTGAAAGAGCTTGGCGCGATAGATAAGCAGATGATCACCGTTTTCAACAAGATAGATGCTTATCAACCCATCCAAGTCCACCCAGAGGATGATGCACATGTGTTAACACTCGAAGAGTTTAAAAACAGCTGGATGGCTAATAATAACAGCCCGGCTATATTTATCTCGGCTTTGAAAAAAGAAAATGTAGATGAATTCAGAAAATTATTGTACGATCATATCCTGGCGATACATAGCGTGAGGTATCCTTACGATCACTTGCTCTATTAG
- a CDS encoding anthranilate synthase component II, with the protein METQNTTTNSPFRGSGGKILIIDNYDSFTYNLVHLVNELGLECEVWRNDQFKLEDVAQFDKIILSPGPGIPSEAGLLLDVIKEYASKKSIFGVCLGQQAIAEAFGGTLHNLSRPMHGIATPIKVVDANEELFIDLPEHINVGRYHSWVVAPKDLPSDLVVTAIDEKDQSIMALRHKDYDVRGVQFHPESVLTEYGKEMMKNWLKG; encoded by the coding sequence ATGGAAACTCAAAATACAACTACCAACTCCCCCTTCAGGGGGTCGGGGGGTAAAATTCTAATAATAGATAACTACGATTCTTTCACCTACAACCTGGTGCATTTGGTTAACGAACTTGGCCTGGAGTGCGAGGTTTGGAGAAACGACCAGTTTAAGCTGGAAGACGTAGCACAGTTTGATAAGATCATCCTGTCGCCGGGGCCGGGTATACCCTCGGAAGCTGGTTTACTGCTGGATGTGATTAAAGAATATGCATCGAAGAAAAGTATCTTTGGCGTGTGCTTGGGCCAGCAGGCCATTGCCGAGGCTTTTGGCGGTACGCTGCACAATCTGAGCCGACCGATGCATGGCATTGCCACACCAATTAAGGTGGTTGATGCAAACGAAGAATTATTCATCGACCTGCCCGAACACATCAACGTTGGCCGTTACCACTCGTGGGTTGTTGCGCCAAAAGATTTGCCTTCGGATCTGGTAGTTACTGCAATCGACGAGAAAGATCAATCTATTATGGCACTGCGCCATAAGGATTATGATGTTCGCGGCGTACAGTTTCACCCGGAGTCTGTATTGACGGAATACGGTAAGGAGATGATGAAGAACTGGTTAAAAGGATAA
- a CDS encoding anthranilate synthase component I family protein, with amino-acid sequence MNKHTIQTTYKKLLADTTTPVSIFLRLRDVFPNSLLLESSDYHSRENSMSYVCCEPIAGLVLTDGQLKKKYPNGTHVNLEAGQFDLVTEVDQFLKDFEVNDPGLKIISNGLFGYFTHEVVEHFETIKLKKDADDYRKIPTMQYHIYKYIIAIDHFKNELYIFNNQTADDTTTDGLEKLEYLIKNKNFPEYHFQLNGEEESNLTDQQFMDTVDKMKQHIFRGDVFQIVPSRAFSRQFLGDEFNVYRALRSINPSPYLFYFDYGDFRIFGSSPEAQITIKNRVASIYPIAGTFKRTGDDEKDAALARNLENDPKESAEHVMLVDLARNDLSRHCTQVSVKAFKEVQYYSHVIHLVSHVTGRLHDGVSSFKIVADTFPAGTLSGAPKFRAMEIIDANENIKRSFYSGAIGFIGFNGDFNHAIMIRSFLSKNNTLHYQAGAGIVADSVPQMELNEVGNKIAALHKALLLAEEL; translated from the coding sequence ATGAACAAGCACACCATACAAACAACTTACAAAAAGCTACTGGCCGATACGACGACGCCTGTAAGCATCTTTTTAAGATTGCGCGATGTTTTCCCCAACTCGTTACTGCTGGAAAGCTCTGACTACCACAGCCGCGAGAACAGCATGAGCTATGTTTGCTGCGAACCCATTGCAGGCCTCGTTTTAACCGACGGCCAACTTAAAAAGAAATACCCCAACGGTACACACGTTAACCTAGAAGCCGGGCAGTTTGACCTGGTGACCGAGGTGGATCAGTTTCTGAAAGATTTTGAAGTGAACGATCCGGGGTTGAAGATTATCTCGAACGGTTTATTCGGTTACTTTACCCATGAGGTAGTAGAGCACTTCGAAACCATCAAACTAAAAAAGGATGCGGATGATTACCGGAAGATCCCGACCATGCAGTATCATATCTATAAGTACATTATCGCGATTGATCACTTTAAGAATGAGCTGTATATCTTCAACAACCAAACTGCGGATGATACTACAACCGATGGTTTAGAAAAACTGGAATATCTGATCAAGAATAAAAACTTCCCCGAATACCATTTCCAACTGAACGGTGAAGAAGAATCGAACCTAACCGACCAGCAGTTTATGGATACGGTTGATAAGATGAAGCAGCATATCTTCCGCGGCGATGTGTTCCAGATTGTACCATCAAGAGCATTCTCCCGTCAGTTTTTGGGTGATGAATTTAACGTGTACCGCGCATTGCGTTCTATCAACCCATCACCTTACTTATTCTATTTTGATTATGGCGATTTCCGCATCTTCGGTTCATCGCCCGAGGCGCAGATCACTATTAAAAATCGCGTAGCCAGCATCTACCCAATTGCCGGCACTTTTAAACGTACAGGCGATGACGAAAAAGATGCAGCCCTGGCCCGCAACCTGGAGAACGATCCTAAAGAATCGGCGGAGCACGTTATGCTGGTTGATTTAGCCCGTAACGATTTAAGTCGCCATTGTACGCAGGTATCTGTTAAGGCGTTTAAAGAAGTGCAGTATTATTCGCACGTAATTCACCTGGTTTCGCACGTTACCGGCAGATTGCATGATGGCGTATCATCCTTCAAAATTGTGGCCGATACTTTCCCGGCAGGCACGTTGAGCGGTGCGCCAAAGTTCCGCGCGATGGAAATTATTGATGCCAACGAAAACATCAAACGCAGTTTTTACAGCGGTGCGATTGGCTTTATCGGTTTTAACGGCGACTTTAACCATGCCATCATGATCCGCTCGTTCTTAAGCAAAAACAACACGTTGCATTACCAGGCTGGTGCAGGCATCGTAGCAGATTCGGTACCGCAAATGGAGTTAAACGAAGTAGGTAATAAAATAGCTGCACTGCACAAAGCGTTGTTACTGGCAGAAGAACTATAG